Proteins encoded within one genomic window of Mycolicibacterium monacense:
- the fbaA gene encoding class II fructose-bisphosphate aldolase → MPIATPEVYAEMLDRAKKHSFAFPAINCTSSETVNAAIKGFADAGSDGIIQFSTGGAEFASGLGVKEMVTGAVALAEFAHVIAEKYPITVALHTDHCPKDKLDTYVRPLLAISADRVAAGGNPLFQSHMWDGSAVPIDENLTIAQELLKQAAAAKIVLEVEIGVVGGEEDGVEAEINDKLYTTSEDFEKTIDALGAGEHGRYLLAATFGNVHGVYKPGNVKLKPEVLAEGQKVAAAKLGLDSDAQPFDFVFHGGSGSLKSEIEDSLRYGVVKMNVDTDTQYAFTRPIAAHMFTNYDGVLKIDGEVGNKKVYDPRSYLKKAEAGMAERVIEACRDLHSEGRSVTAD, encoded by the coding sequence ATGCCGATCGCCACACCCGAGGTCTACGCCGAGATGCTCGACCGCGCCAAGAAGCACTCGTTCGCGTTCCCCGCCATCAACTGCACGTCGTCGGAGACCGTCAACGCCGCGATCAAGGGATTCGCCGACGCCGGTAGCGACGGAATCATCCAATTCTCCACCGGTGGAGCGGAATTCGCGTCCGGCCTGGGGGTGAAGGAGATGGTGACCGGCGCCGTCGCGCTGGCCGAGTTCGCGCACGTGATCGCCGAGAAGTACCCGATCACCGTCGCCCTGCACACCGACCACTGTCCGAAGGACAAACTCGACACCTACGTCCGCCCACTGCTGGCCATCTCGGCCGACCGTGTCGCCGCCGGCGGCAACCCCCTGTTCCAGTCGCACATGTGGGACGGGTCGGCCGTGCCGATCGACGAGAACCTGACGATCGCACAGGAGCTGCTCAAACAGGCCGCCGCCGCCAAGATCGTGCTGGAGGTCGAGATCGGCGTGGTCGGCGGCGAAGAGGACGGTGTCGAGGCCGAGATCAACGACAAGCTCTACACCACCTCGGAGGACTTCGAGAAGACCATCGACGCCCTCGGCGCGGGGGAGCACGGCCGGTACCTGCTGGCCGCGACGTTCGGCAACGTGCACGGCGTGTACAAACCCGGCAACGTCAAACTCAAGCCCGAGGTGTTGGCGGAGGGCCAGAAGGTGGCCGCCGCGAAGCTCGGATTGGATTCGGACGCACAGCCTTTCGACTTCGTGTTCCACGGCGGCTCGGGGTCGCTGAAGTCGGAGATCGAGGACTCCCTGCGCTACGGCGTGGTCAAGATGAACGTCGACACCGACACCCAGTACGCGTTCACCCGCCCGATCGCCGCGCACATGTTCACCAACTACGACGGTGTGCTCAAGATCGACGGCGAAGTGGGCAACAAGAAGGTCTACGACCCGCGCAGCTATCTGAAGAAGGCCGAGGCGGGGATGGCCGAGCGTGTCATCGAGGCCTGCCGGGA
- a CDS encoding alcohol dehydrogenase catalytic domain-containing protein yields MATHKAVHVAAAGEPLTLADVETPSPPPGHLRIDVAACGVCGTDHGFVNGNFPGLSWPITLGHEIAGTVAELGDGVDEFAVGDRVAVGWFGGNCNKCIPCRRGLFMQCVNMQVPSWHYPGGYAESVVVPAKAPARIPDGLSFVEAAPMGCAGVTTFNGLRQTRARAGDLVAVLGIGGLGHLGVQFARAMGFETVAIARGAAKEDDARALGAHHYIDSTAGDVAAALQKLGGAAVVLATAASSAAMGQTVGGLGPQGELIVVGVTPEQLPISPLDLINSGLSVTGHPSGTARDVEETMHFAVLSGVRARVEEKPLAEAAEAYAAMDEGRARYRMVLTM; encoded by the coding sequence ATGGCCACTCACAAAGCCGTCCACGTAGCCGCCGCGGGAGAACCGTTGACCCTCGCGGACGTCGAAACACCGTCTCCGCCGCCCGGCCACCTGCGCATCGACGTCGCCGCCTGCGGCGTGTGCGGTACCGACCACGGGTTCGTCAACGGTAACTTCCCCGGCCTGAGCTGGCCGATCACGCTCGGTCACGAGATCGCCGGCACCGTCGCCGAGCTGGGCGACGGGGTCGACGAGTTCGCCGTCGGCGACCGGGTGGCCGTCGGCTGGTTCGGCGGCAACTGCAACAAGTGCATCCCGTGCCGCCGGGGTCTGTTCATGCAGTGCGTCAACATGCAGGTGCCGAGTTGGCATTACCCCGGTGGCTACGCCGAATCGGTCGTCGTGCCCGCAAAGGCGCCGGCGCGCATCCCCGACGGGTTGTCGTTCGTCGAGGCGGCGCCGATGGGATGTGCGGGTGTCACCACGTTCAACGGGCTGCGCCAGACCAGGGCCCGCGCCGGCGACCTGGTGGCCGTCCTCGGCATCGGCGGGCTCGGCCACCTCGGGGTGCAGTTCGCGCGGGCGATGGGTTTCGAGACCGTCGCGATCGCCCGCGGGGCCGCCAAGGAGGACGACGCCCGGGCGCTGGGCGCCCACCACTACATCGACTCGACCGCCGGGGACGTCGCCGCGGCGTTGCAGAAGCTGGGCGGCGCCGCCGTGGTGCTCGCGACCGCGGCCAGTTCGGCCGCGATGGGTCAGACGGTCGGCGGGCTGGGCCCGCAGGGGGAGCTGATCGTCGTGGGCGTCACCCCCGAACAGCTGCCGATCAGCCCGCTCGATCTGATCAACTCGGGTCTGTCGGTGACCGGCCACCCGTCGGGCACCGCACGCGACGTCGAGGAGACCATGCACTTCGCGGTGCTCTCCGGCGTGCGCGCGCGGGTCGAGGAGAAGCCGCTCGCCGAGGCCGCCGAGGCCTACGCCGCGATGGACGAGGGCCGGGCCCGCTATCGCATGGTTCTCACCATGTGA
- a CDS encoding VTT domain-containing protein codes for MTTTHLALMPDFLDPLVLLGYFGGWALVGLLVVIFVESGVLFPVLPGDSLLFVAGMLAAGTAAVAESGGEPINFHLWQLLVFIPIAAILGGQVGYWIGRSVGTAMFKPNARILKQRYLEEAHLFFEERGPFAIVIARFVPIVRTLAPLTAGAARMSYPVFALFNILGAVVWGVGLTLLGYWLGRFEMVQKLLEPIVIAIVIVSVAPMLLEWYKRRKAAKRAGIAAPPIEPA; via the coding sequence ATGACGACCACCCATCTGGCCCTCATGCCCGATTTCCTGGATCCGCTGGTTTTGCTCGGCTATTTCGGCGGCTGGGCGCTGGTGGGCCTGCTGGTCGTGATCTTCGTCGAATCCGGCGTGCTGTTCCCCGTCCTGCCCGGTGACTCGCTGCTGTTCGTGGCGGGCATGTTGGCCGCAGGGACGGCGGCCGTGGCCGAGAGCGGCGGTGAGCCGATCAACTTCCACCTGTGGCAGTTGCTGGTGTTCATCCCCATCGCGGCGATCCTGGGCGGGCAGGTCGGGTACTGGATCGGCCGCAGTGTCGGCACCGCGATGTTCAAACCGAACGCCCGCATCCTCAAACAGCGCTACCTCGAGGAGGCGCACCTGTTCTTCGAGGAACGCGGACCGTTCGCGATCGTCATCGCGCGGTTCGTGCCCATCGTCCGCACGCTGGCGCCGCTGACCGCGGGCGCCGCCCGGATGAGCTACCCGGTGTTCGCGCTGTTCAACATCCTCGGCGCGGTGGTCTGGGGGGTGGGGCTGACGCTGCTCGGCTACTGGCTCGGCAGGTTCGAGATGGTGCAGAAACTCCTCGAGCCGATCGTCATCGCGATCGTGATCGTCTCCGTCGCCCCGATGCTGCTCGAGTGGTACAAGCGCCGCAAGGCCGCCAAGCGCGCCGGGATCGCCGCGCCGCCGATCGAGCCGGCCTAG
- a CDS encoding nitronate monooxygenase — protein sequence MTSPLSALGVRLPVIAAPMAGGATTTDMVVAAARAGSLGLLAAGYKTPDALQAEIATVRAASIPFGVNVFAPNPVPIDIAAYRRYAALIQPEADRFGLTLPPDPIDDDDAFGAKVDLLRADPVPIVSFTFGLPASDVIRALQKAGTTVVQTVTSPQEAEAAAAAGVDMLAVQASVAGGHSGTFTPDRMDAPVVLTELVRAVVTRVGLPVIAAGGLATPADVTAVLHAGAAAAAVGTVLLRADESGASATHRAALADPTRTETVITRAFTGRPARGLRNRFIDRFEADAPLGYPAVHHLTSPLRKAAAAGGDADLVHLWAGTGYRHAAEKPTATILTELAS from the coding sequence ATGACATCACCACTGAGCGCCCTGGGCGTCCGACTTCCGGTTATCGCCGCACCGATGGCGGGCGGTGCCACCACCACCGACATGGTGGTCGCCGCCGCCCGGGCCGGCAGCCTGGGACTGCTCGCGGCAGGGTACAAGACTCCCGACGCCCTGCAGGCCGAGATCGCGACGGTGCGCGCCGCGTCGATCCCGTTCGGCGTCAACGTCTTCGCGCCGAACCCGGTCCCCATTGACATCGCGGCCTACCGCCGCTACGCAGCGCTCATCCAGCCCGAGGCCGACCGGTTCGGGCTCACCCTGCCCCCGGATCCGATCGATGACGACGACGCGTTCGGCGCGAAGGTCGATCTGCTGCGCGCCGACCCGGTGCCGATCGTGAGCTTCACCTTCGGGCTCCCGGCGAGCGACGTCATTCGCGCTCTGCAGAAGGCGGGCACGACCGTGGTGCAGACCGTCACCTCACCGCAGGAGGCCGAGGCGGCCGCCGCTGCGGGCGTCGACATGCTCGCCGTGCAGGCGTCGGTCGCCGGCGGCCACTCCGGCACCTTCACCCCCGACCGGATGGATGCGCCGGTCGTGCTGACAGAGCTGGTGCGGGCGGTGGTCACCCGGGTCGGCCTGCCCGTCATCGCGGCCGGGGGACTGGCCACCCCCGCCGACGTGACCGCGGTCCTGCATGCCGGGGCCGCCGCCGCGGCGGTCGGCACGGTGCTGCTGCGGGCCGACGAGAGCGGCGCCTCGGCGACTCACAGGGCGGCGCTGGCCGATCCGACGCGCACCGAGACCGTCATCACCCGCGCGTTCACCGGGCGCCCGGCGCGCGGCCTGCGTAACCGGTTCATCGACCGGTTCGAGGCGGACGCGCCGCTGGGGTATCCCGCCGTCCACCACCTGACGAGTCCGCTGCGCAAGGCGGCGGCGGCCGGCGGCGACGCCGACCTGGTCCACCTGTGGGCCGGCACCGGCTACCGCCACGCCGCCGAGAAGCCGACGGCGACGATCCTGACCGAGCTGGCCAGCTAG
- a CDS encoding SDR family oxidoreductase gives MNTENVVALVSGANRGLGRHFAEQLIARGAKVYAGARKPETVDLPGAIPVQLDITDPESIRRAAEFAADVNVVINNAGVSTQSTLLDGSLDDIRLEMETHYFGTLQVLRAFAPIIERNGGGAVLNVLSVLSWFHPPTSGAYSAAKAAAWALTDAVRTELAPKGIHVAALHVGYMDTDMVSYIPADQKSHPGAIAELALDGLFAGENEILGDALTRDVKAALSGAPRQR, from the coding sequence ATGAACACCGAAAACGTCGTAGCCCTGGTGAGCGGGGCAAATCGCGGACTGGGTCGGCACTTCGCCGAACAACTCATCGCCCGGGGCGCCAAGGTCTACGCGGGCGCCCGTAAACCCGAGACCGTCGACCTGCCCGGCGCGATACCGGTGCAACTCGACATCACCGATCCCGAATCCATCAGGCGCGCTGCGGAGTTCGCAGCCGATGTCAACGTCGTCATCAACAACGCCGGCGTCTCGACGCAATCCACTCTGCTCGACGGATCACTCGACGACATCCGGCTGGAGATGGAGACGCACTACTTCGGCACGCTGCAGGTGCTCCGGGCGTTCGCCCCGATCATCGAACGTAACGGCGGAGGGGCCGTCCTCAACGTGCTGTCGGTGTTGTCGTGGTTCCATCCGCCGACCAGCGGTGCCTACTCGGCCGCGAAGGCCGCGGCCTGGGCGCTGACCGACGCGGTGCGAACAGAGTTGGCGCCAAAGGGAATTCACGTCGCCGCACTGCACGTCGGCTACATGGACACCGATATGGTCAGCTACATCCCCGCCGACCAGAAGTCCCACCCGGGTGCCATAGCGGAACTCGCGCTCGACGGTCTGTTCGCCGGTGAGAACGAGATCCTCGGCGACGCGTTGACCCGCGACGTGAAGGCGGCGCTGTCGGGGGCGCCGCGTCAGCGGTAG
- a CDS encoding selenium-binding protein SBP56-related protein, translated as MAHPSIDPTFYRTAADAAAAPGERLAYVVAFDRAAHDHDAMTVVDVKPGSERYGRVVGWTEVPGLGDELHHFGWNACSSALKHEGHDMHGLERRYLLVPGLRSSRVHVFDTRPDPRNPTLVKTIDASTLSETAGYSRPHTLHCGPDGVFLTCLGGREGDDDGPGGIALLDHATFDVLRAWETDRGPQHFHYDAWWHLNQNVLISSEWGSPSMIENGIVPELLLGQKYGHAIHFWDLAKGEHRQRLDLGAQHQMVLEVRPSHDPEATWGFVGVVISTDDLSGSVWRWFRDGDEWKAEKVITVPAEPADPDLLPPALKPFAAVPPLISDIDLSVDDRFLYVSCWGTGELKQFDVSDPANPKQVGSVRLGGIVDRAPHPAMPDTPLAGGPQMVEVSRDGKRVYFTNSLYGAWDDQFYPDGVGAWMVKLDADPDGGMSIDESFFPHGEEFRGLRVHQIRLQGGDASSDSYCYR; from the coding sequence ATGGCTCATCCATCGATCGATCCGACTTTCTACCGCACCGCTGCCGACGCGGCAGCCGCTCCGGGCGAGCGCCTCGCGTACGTGGTGGCCTTCGACCGCGCCGCACACGACCACGATGCGATGACCGTCGTCGACGTGAAGCCGGGCTCCGAACGCTATGGGCGAGTGGTCGGCTGGACCGAGGTCCCCGGCCTCGGCGACGAACTTCATCACTTCGGCTGGAATGCCTGCAGCAGCGCCCTCAAACACGAGGGCCACGACATGCACGGTCTCGAGCGCCGCTACCTCTTGGTGCCGGGTCTGCGATCGTCGCGTGTCCACGTCTTCGACACCCGGCCCGACCCGCGCAACCCGACGCTGGTCAAGACGATCGACGCCAGCACCCTCTCCGAGACGGCGGGCTACTCGCGTCCGCACACCCTGCACTGCGGCCCCGACGGCGTCTTCCTCACCTGCCTGGGCGGCCGCGAGGGCGACGACGACGGCCCGGGTGGGATCGCTCTGCTCGACCACGCGACATTCGACGTGCTGCGGGCGTGGGAGACCGACCGCGGACCGCAGCACTTCCACTACGACGCCTGGTGGCATCTCAATCAGAACGTGCTGATCTCGAGCGAGTGGGGCAGCCCCTCGATGATCGAGAACGGCATCGTGCCGGAATTGTTGCTCGGCCAGAAGTACGGCCACGCCATCCACTTCTGGGACCTCGCCAAGGGTGAACACAGGCAGCGCCTCGACCTGGGCGCCCAGCACCAGATGGTGTTGGAGGTGCGCCCGTCGCACGATCCCGAGGCGACCTGGGGCTTCGTCGGCGTGGTCATATCGACCGACGATTTGTCCGGCTCGGTCTGGCGCTGGTTCCGCGACGGGGACGAGTGGAAGGCCGAGAAGGTCATCACCGTGCCCGCCGAGCCCGCCGACCCCGACCTCCTGCCACCCGCGCTCAAGCCGTTCGCCGCGGTGCCACCGCTCATCAGCGACATCGACCTGTCGGTCGACGACCGGTTCCTGTACGTATCATGCTGGGGCACCGGGGAATTGAAACAGTTCGACGTGTCGGACCCCGCGAACCCGAAGCAGGTGGGTTCGGTGCGGCTCGGCGGCATCGTCGACCGCGCACCGCACCCGGCGATGCCCGATACGCCGCTGGCCGGCGGACCGCAGATGGTCGAAGTCAGTCGCGACGGGAAGCGGGTGTACTTCACCAACTCGCTGTACGGGGCGTGGGACGACCAGTTCTACCCCGACGGTGTGGGCGCGTGGATGGTCAAACTCGACGCGGATCCCGACGGCGGGATGAGTATCGACGAGAGCTTCTTCCCGCACGGCGAGGAATTCCGCGGCCTGCGGGTGCATCAGATCCGGCTGCAGGGTGGCGACGCTTCGTCGGACTCATACTGCTACCGCTGA